The Shewanella sp. MTB7 genome includes a window with the following:
- a CDS encoding acyl transferase — translation MECSSLCFAIDHVIHLDNDKEIRVWETLPKDNTELRNNTILIASGFARRMDHFAGLAEYLSSNGFHVIRYDSLHHVGLSSGNINEFSMSIGKDSLLIVIEWLKGRNINKLGLIAASLSARIAYEIASEVDLSFLVTAVGVVNLRDTLERSLKYDYLQLNIEDLPEDLDFEGHNLGSKIFVTDCFKHNWDTLESTKSKMKDLNIPFIAFTANNDDWVKQSEVLEVMGCITSKKCKLYSLIGSSHDLGENLVVLRNFYQSVTKAAISLDNGSVDLNVEIIEPGFEVLTSVTVQERRLKNKIENEFLELMN, via the coding sequence ATGGAATGCTCAAGTCTTTGCTTCGCGATAGATCATGTTATTCATCTTGATAATGATAAAGAAATCAGAGTTTGGGAGACGTTACCAAAAGATAATACTGAGTTAAGGAATAATACAATTCTTATCGCTTCAGGTTTTGCTCGAAGAATGGATCATTTTGCAGGTTTAGCTGAATATCTATCAAGCAATGGTTTTCATGTTATTCGTTATGACTCACTTCATCATGTTGGCTTGAGTAGCGGAAATATTAATGAGTTTTCAATGTCGATTGGTAAAGATAGTTTGCTTATCGTAATCGAATGGCTTAAGGGGCGTAATATTAATAAGTTAGGTTTGATTGCTGCAAGCCTATCTGCTCGTATTGCATATGAAATAGCAAGTGAAGTAGATTTATCTTTTTTAGTGACAGCTGTTGGGGTTGTAAATTTGAGAGATACATTAGAAAGATCACTCAAGTATGATTACTTACAATTAAATATTGAAGACTTACCTGAAGATCTAGATTTTGAAGGTCATAATTTGGGCTCTAAAATTTTTGTGACTGATTGTTTTAAACATAATTGGGACACGTTAGAGTCAACAAAAAGTAAAATGAAAGATTTAAACATTCCATTTATTGCATTTACTGCTAATAACGATGATTGGGTTAAACAATCTGAAGTGTTGGAGGTGATGGGTTGTATTACGTCTAAAAAATGCAAACTTTACTCCTTAATTGGCAGTTCCCACGATTTAGGTGAAAATCTTGTAGTACTAAGAAATTTTTATCAATCAGTGACTAAGGCTGCAATATCTTTGGATAATGGATCAGTAGATCTAAATGTTGAAATTATCGAACCAGGGTTTGAAGTGTTAACGAGTGTCACAGTACAAGAGCGAAGATTAAAAAATAAAATTGAAAATGAATTTCTAGAGTTGATGAATTAA
- the luxA gene encoding luciferase subunit alpha, giving the protein MKFGNICFSYQPPGETHKQVMDRFIRLGVASEELGFDTYWTLEHHFTEFGLTGNLFVAAANLLGRTSTLQVGTMGVVLPTAHPVRQLEDVLLLDQMSKGRFNFGVVRGLYHKDFRVFGVNMENSRGITQNFHKMIIDGVKTGRVSSDGEHIEFPEVEVYPTAYSKEIATCMTAESASTTEWLAERGLPMVLSWIIGTNEKKAQMDLYNEIATEHGHDITKIDHCMTFICSVDKDSNKAREICRAFLANWYNSYVNATNIFNDSNQTRGYDYHKGQWRDFVLKGHTNSRKRVDYSYEINPVGTPEECITIIQRDIDATGITNITCGFEANGSEDEIVDSMGRFMTQVAPFLRKPS; this is encoded by the coding sequence ATGAAGTTCGGAAATATTTGTTTTTCATATCAGCCACCTGGTGAGACTCATAAACAGGTAATGGATCGTTTTATTCGACTTGGTGTTGCTTCGGAAGAGCTTGGTTTCGATACATACTGGACTCTTGAGCACCATTTTACAGAGTTTGGTCTTACAGGTAACCTTTTTGTTGCTGCAGCAAATCTACTTGGCCGAACTAGCACATTGCAAGTAGGAACTATGGGCGTAGTACTGCCTACGGCTCATCCAGTTCGTCAATTAGAGGATGTGTTGTTATTGGATCAAATGTCTAAAGGTCGCTTTAACTTTGGCGTTGTCCGAGGTTTGTATCATAAAGATTTTCGAGTATTTGGCGTCAACATGGAAAATTCACGTGGGATAACTCAAAACTTCCATAAAATGATCATAGATGGCGTAAAGACAGGAAGAGTAAGCTCTGATGGAGAGCATATTGAATTTCCTGAAGTTGAGGTTTATCCAACAGCTTATTCGAAGGAGATTGCAACGTGTATGACTGCTGAATCAGCCAGTACAACGGAGTGGTTAGCTGAACGTGGATTGCCAATGGTGCTTAGTTGGATAATTGGAACCAACGAGAAAAAGGCACAAATGGATCTTTATAATGAGATTGCGACAGAGCATGGTCATGATATTACTAAGATTGACCATTGTATGACATTTATATGTTCTGTTGATAAAGATAGTAATAAGGCCCGTGAAATATGCCGTGCTTTCCTAGCTAATTGGTATAACTCTTATGTTAATGCCACCAATATATTCAATGATAGCAACCAAACTCGTGGTTATGACTATCATAAAGGTCAATGGCGAGATTTTGTATTAAAAGGTCACACAAATAGTAGAAAGCGTGTTGATTACAGTTATGAAATTAACCCTGTAGGTACACCTGAAGAGTGTATTACCATTATACAACGTGATATTGATGCCACAGGAATCACTAATATTACCTGTGGTTTTGAAGCAAATGGTAGTGAAGATGAAATTGTGGATTCTATGGGGCGCTTTATGACTCAGGTGGCTCCTTTTTTGAGAAAACCTAGCTAA
- a CDS encoding LuxR family transcriptional regulator, producing MNNFDIGMVFEINNKLRQSESNNDINLCLSELTLFLRCEYFLFVIVNPTSMIKTDLFILDNYPKHWKEYYNNENLIKHDPVLDYCISNYSPIIWSMLKQHNNIKKEQNVIEQAKSVGLFSGFSFPIHTKNQGFGLISFANSKHAKSLNTICSNAYICVPLIIPELLDSYQRVNKNIDKVCTYLTQREKECLAWICEGKTTWEISKILDRSERTISFHLTNLQAKLGTNNRCQSVSKSILTGIINPFSSS from the coding sequence ATGAATAATTTTGACATTGGCATGGTATTTGAAATTAACAATAAACTTCGTCAATCTGAAAGTAATAATGACATTAACTTATGTCTATCTGAGTTAACTTTATTTCTTCGTTGTGAATATTTTCTATTTGTTATAGTAAACCCAACATCTATGATTAAAACAGACTTATTTATTTTAGATAACTACCCTAAACATTGGAAGGAATACTATAATAATGAAAACCTAATTAAGCATGATCCTGTTCTTGATTATTGTATATCGAATTATTCACCCATAATTTGGAGTATGCTAAAACAACACAATAATATAAAAAAAGAACAAAATGTAATAGAGCAGGCAAAAAGTGTCGGTTTATTTTCAGGGTTTAGCTTTCCTATACATACCAAGAACCAAGGTTTTGGATTAATCAGTTTTGCTAATTCAAAACATGCAAAATCATTAAACACTATATGTTCAAATGCTTATATTTGCGTCCCATTAATCATTCCAGAATTATTAGATAGTTATCAAAGAGTTAATAAGAATATTGATAAAGTTTGTACGTATTTAACACAAAGGGAAAAAGAGTGTTTAGCTTGGATTTGTGAAGGTAAAACCACCTGGGAAATATCTAAAATACTGGATCGTTCAGAAAGAACGATTTCTTTTCATCTTACTAATTTACAAGCCAAACTTGGTACTAACAATCGCTGTCAAAGTGTCTCAAAATCGATCTTAACAGGAATAATTAATCCATTTTCCTCATCATAG
- a CDS encoding alpha/beta fold hydrolase encodes MFWFFISTFMLILLIALIFVYFIPSYLYRLITYIIRYFSGFNRKHITLLGEHYVYLDNVMISNKINDKPILLMLHGFTANKDNWLQMSLFLNKKYRIIALDLLGHGESDSPFDADYSVEAQVKRVHLFVTKIQLAPFHILGSSMGGQIAATYAALFPKEVLSVTLFDNAGIDSPIKSDMFRDLASNRPNPLIDCTNPIEYFNYTFYKSTHIPKFLKQTHLALQAHKKRLHHKIFNDFHHNDLLPYLNRIQVPVLIIWGEKDRILDKSALDKICPLLNNVQVILLKNTGHLPMIESPKKSAVLFNHFVEQLKN; translated from the coding sequence ATGTTTTGGTTTTTTATATCTACATTCATGCTAATACTGCTAATTGCCTTAATCTTTGTCTATTTTATCCCCTCATACCTATATCGATTAATAACTTACATCATCCGTTATTTCTCTGGATTCAACCGTAAACATATCACTCTACTTGGTGAGCATTATGTTTATCTAGATAACGTAATGATAAGCAACAAAATAAACGATAAACCAATACTCCTTATGCTCCATGGCTTTACCGCAAACAAGGATAACTGGCTGCAAATGTCGTTATTTTTAAATAAAAAATATCGAATCATTGCATTGGATTTACTTGGGCATGGAGAGAGTGATTCACCGTTTGATGCCGACTACAGTGTCGAAGCGCAGGTTAAACGTGTCCATTTGTTTGTTACCAAAATCCAACTAGCCCCTTTTCATATACTTGGCAGTTCTATGGGAGGACAGATTGCTGCAACCTATGCAGCCCTATTTCCCAAGGAAGTTCTATCGGTCACTTTATTTGATAATGCAGGTATCGATAGCCCAATTAAGAGCGATATGTTTCGTGATTTGGCTTCGAACCGTCCCAATCCATTGATTGATTGCACAAATCCGATTGAATACTTTAACTACACTTTCTATAAGTCAACTCATATCCCAAAATTTCTAAAGCAAACACACTTGGCACTTCAGGCACATAAAAAACGATTACATCACAAGATATTTAATGATTTTCACCATAATGATCTTCTCCCTTACTTAAATAGAATTCAAGTTCCGGTACTGATTATATGGGGTGAGAAAGACAGAATTTTAGACAAAAGTGCCCTGGATAAGATTTGTCCATTACTCAATAATGTTCAAGTAATATTACTTAAAAACACAGGTCACCTCCCTATGATTGAATCCCCAAAAAAGAGTGCTGTTTTATTTAATCACTTTGTTGAACAACTTAAAAATTAA
- a CDS encoding CheR family methyltransferase — translation MLIMKPEDMQEFEINQLLEAINFRYGYDFRDYSRASLERRVLHRVQQSDLGSVSEMVPKVMHDIEFFELFLRDMSVTVTEMFRDPKVFKRLRQEVFTQLRTYSRVNIWHAGCATGEEVYSMAIMLKEEGLLERSRIYATDYNNHSLDIAEKGIYPADKMKTYTENYLAAGGKASFADYYQAKFGSVKMAESLKNHITFANHNLMKDQPFAEMQLIVCRNVLIYFNPRLQDRVLNLFKDSLISRGFLLLGDKESIDYSHVNSSFEAVSKKEKIFRRLMHV, via the coding sequence ATGTTGATTATGAAACCGGAAGATATGCAGGAATTTGAAATTAATCAGTTGCTGGAAGCTATTAACTTTCGTTATGGTTATGATTTTCGAGATTATTCTAGAGCCTCACTTGAGAGAAGGGTTTTACACCGGGTACAACAATCAGATCTAGGTTCAGTCTCTGAGATGGTGCCAAAAGTGATGCATGATATTGAGTTTTTCGAGCTGTTTCTGCGTGATATGTCAGTCACTGTGACTGAAATGTTTCGAGATCCTAAGGTATTTAAGAGGTTACGCCAGGAGGTCTTTACTCAACTCAGAACCTATTCGAGAGTCAATATTTGGCATGCTGGTTGTGCTACGGGTGAAGAGGTGTACTCTATGGCGATTATGCTTAAGGAAGAGGGATTACTCGAACGAAGCAGGATATATGCCACTGATTATAATAATCACTCCCTAGATATTGCCGAGAAGGGAATATATCCAGCGGATAAAATGAAAACCTACACAGAGAATTATCTGGCCGCTGGCGGCAAGGCATCTTTTGCTGATTATTACCAAGCAAAATTTGGTTCGGTAAAAATGGCCGAGTCATTGAAAAATCATATCACTTTTGCTAACCATAATTTAATGAAAGATCAACCTTTTGCTGAGATGCAGCTGATTGTATGTCGAAATGTGCTTATCTATTTTAATCCTAGATTGCAGGATAGAGTGCTTAACCTCTTTAAAGATAGCCTGATCTCAAGAGGATTTTTGTTATTGGGTGATAAAGAGAGCATTGACTATAGTCACGTTAATTCATCTTTCGAAGCTGTAAGTAAAAAAGAAAAAATTTTCAGGCGGTTGATGCATGTATGA
- a CDS encoding acyl-homoserine-lactone synthase, with protein sequence MTIIIKKSEFLTIPDREYIGLLRLRYQVFILRLQWELTSGLGIESDQYDNADAKYIYACDNTDKVNGCWRLLPTTGDYMLRTVFSELLGDQDVPNDPTIVELSRFAVEKQSSTMNGVSSEITMKLFEAIYTYAISNGIKEYVSVTSTAIERFLKRIKIPCHRIGDQQVHLLGSTKSVVLSMPVNDIFKKAVIY encoded by the coding sequence ATGACTATCATTATAAAAAAATCAGAGTTCCTTACTATTCCAGATAGAGAATATATTGGTTTGTTGCGCTTGCGTTATCAAGTATTTATTTTAAGATTGCAGTGGGAATTAACTTCAGGGCTAGGTATTGAATCAGACCAATATGATAATGCGGATGCTAAATATATATACGCTTGCGATAATACTGATAAAGTTAACGGTTGTTGGCGCTTACTACCTACTACCGGAGACTACATGTTAAGAACGGTATTCTCAGAATTACTTGGTGATCAAGATGTTCCTAATGACCCTACTATTGTTGAGTTAAGTCGATTTGCGGTTGAAAAACAGAGTTCAACAATGAATGGGGTAAGTAGTGAAATAACAATGAAACTTTTCGAAGCTATATACACTTATGCGATAAGTAATGGGATAAAAGAATATGTTTCAGTGACATCCACAGCTATTGAAAGGTTTTTGAAACGAATTAAAATCCCTTGCCATCGTATTGGTGATCAACAGGTTCATTTACTAGGTTCAACCAAATCAGTTGTGTTATCTATGCCTGTTAATGATATTTTTAAAAAAGCAGTGATATATTAA
- a CDS encoding chemotaxis protein CheB has product MYEAIVVGVSAGGLHALSQFLPCLPPHYPLAVIVVQHRHRDSDDFLVNHLNNLSAVEVKEAEPGELIQPGYAYIAPAGYHLLVERDKTLSLSIDLPVNYSIPSIDVLFQSAATCYKNHLIGLILTGANSDGSLGLQTIKQFGGYAIVQDPQTAEVDVMLKAAIDLVEVDNILSIVDLGNFFAQCQFESQSVGDKEGEA; this is encoded by the coding sequence ATGTATGAAGCAATAGTTGTGGGAGTGTCTGCTGGTGGCTTGCATGCACTTAGTCAGTTTTTACCCTGCTTGCCTCCACATTATCCATTGGCAGTGATAGTCGTTCAACATCGTCATAGAGATTCAGATGATTTCTTGGTCAATCACTTAAATAATTTGTCTGCTGTTGAGGTAAAAGAGGCTGAGCCAGGAGAACTTATTCAGCCAGGTTACGCTTATATTGCTCCCGCTGGTTATCACCTCTTGGTCGAGCGGGATAAAACATTAAGTCTGAGTATAGACCTCCCTGTTAATTACTCCATTCCTTCCATCGATGTCTTATTTCAATCTGCCGCCACTTGCTACAAAAATCATCTAATAGGGCTTATACTTACCGGAGCAAACTCAGATGGAAGCTTAGGTCTGCAAACGATAAAACAATTTGGTGGATACGCCATCGTTCAAGACCCTCAAACTGCCGAGGTCGATGTAATGCTGAAAGCTGCGATAGATTTGGTTGAAGTTGATAATATCCTTTCCATTGTCGATTTGGGGAATTTCTTTGCACAATGTCAATTTGAGTCTCAGTCAGTAGGCGATAAGGAGGGGGAGGCATGA
- a CDS encoding hybrid sensor histidine kinase/response regulator: MSDFFPKILVVDDEPNNLRVYERILAPLKLDIIKAHSGQQALAIAHKHDFFLILMDVQMPGMDGFETASLILDHPKTSHIPVIFITAFARDETFEFKGYMNGAVDYLVKPINDEILKSKLGVFLELYKERIKLDKAFKIKEKAEEELKVHKENLEETVKARTKELQESIEHLLATQDKLVKVEKMASLGRLVTGVAHELNTPIGICVTAASFIEEETIRIHKSLIDQTLDSCDLSAFCESSIQGSEMLLSNLSRATNLIKKFKLIAVDVSTEELSTLNLMSHIDEIIIQTLPSLDLTHHQITIEGDKELTVVTYPETLKQVLKELMLNSITHAFESEVDGRIAIDIKRVEDKVRLCFRDNGRGIEAETLGMVFEPFFTTSRGTGASGLGLYIVFNLATHVLKGEVSCSSQVGEGTEVIITFPLEHRY, encoded by the coding sequence ATGAGTGACTTTTTTCCAAAAATCCTTGTTGTTGATGATGAGCCCAATAACCTGCGAGTCTATGAGCGTATTTTAGCTCCGCTTAAATTAGATATCATTAAAGCTCATTCGGGTCAGCAAGCCTTAGCGATTGCTCATAAGCATGATTTTTTTCTGATTTTAATGGATGTTCAGATGCCAGGTATGGATGGATTTGAAACAGCCTCACTCATCTTAGATCATCCCAAGACATCTCATATACCTGTGATATTTATTACCGCATTTGCCCGTGATGAAACTTTCGAGTTCAAAGGCTATATGAATGGCGCGGTGGATTATTTAGTCAAACCAATTAATGATGAGATTTTGAAAAGTAAATTGGGTGTGTTCTTAGAGCTTTATAAAGAGCGAATTAAATTAGACAAAGCTTTTAAAATAAAGGAAAAAGCTGAAGAGGAGTTAAAAGTACATAAGGAGAATCTCGAAGAGACAGTTAAAGCGAGAACCAAAGAGTTACAAGAGTCTATTGAACATTTATTAGCCACTCAGGACAAGTTGGTTAAAGTTGAAAAAATGGCCTCTTTAGGACGTTTGGTTACAGGTGTTGCTCACGAACTAAACACTCCAATTGGGATTTGTGTGACCGCAGCATCCTTTATTGAGGAGGAGACAATTCGGATCCATAAAAGTCTGATTGATCAAACATTAGATTCATGTGATCTTTCCGCTTTCTGTGAGTCATCGATTCAAGGGTCTGAAATGTTACTTTCAAACCTAAGTCGAGCGACTAACTTGATTAAGAAGTTTAAGTTAATCGCGGTTGATGTATCGACGGAAGAGTTATCTACGTTAAATTTGATGTCACATATTGATGAAATCATCATTCAAACCTTACCAAGTTTAGATCTCACTCATCATCAGATCACCATTGAAGGAGATAAAGAACTGACGGTGGTGACTTATCCAGAGACATTGAAACAGGTATTAAAGGAATTAATGCTTAACTCCATCACTCATGCATTTGAAAGTGAGGTTGATGGCCGTATTGCGATTGATATTAAAAGAGTGGAGGATAAAGTTCGCCTCTGTTTCCGTGACAATGGCCGAGGTATAGAAGCTGAAACCTTGGGCATGGTATTTGAACCTTTTTTTACCACAAGTAGGGGGACTGGAGCGAGTGGTTTAGGCTTGTATATCGTGTTTAACTTAGCTACTCATGTACTTAAGGGTGAAGTGTCCTGCAGCAGCCAAGTTGGCGAAGGAACTGAAGTTATCATCACTTTTCCCCTTGAACATAGATATTAG
- the luxB gene encoding luciferase subunit beta: MKFGLFFLNFQLDGMTSEETLDNMVNTVSLVDSEEYHFDTVFIYEHHFSKNGIIGSPITAAGFLLGMTNKLHIGSLNQVITTHHPVRVAEESSLLDQMSEGRFILGISNSENDFEMDFFKRQRSSRQQQFEACYDIINDALTTGYCHPQNDFYDFPKVSINPHCFSEGGPKQYVTATSKSVVEWAAKKALPLTFKWDDSLVDKESYAVLYNKVAMEHGIDTSSVEHQLTVIVNLNSDGNVAREEAKEYLKNYILETYPDIDHVTKLNSIISENAIGTDDDYYAPIKLAVDKTGVKNILLSFESMKEHCDIKGVINMVNEKIASNIKA, from the coding sequence ATGAAATTTGGATTGTTTTTCCTCAATTTTCAGCTCGATGGTATGACGTCAGAAGAAACCTTAGATAATATGGTTAATACAGTCTCTCTTGTAGATTCTGAAGAATATCATTTCGATACAGTTTTCATCTATGAACATCACTTTTCTAAGAACGGCATTATAGGTTCTCCTATTACAGCTGCAGGTTTTTTACTTGGGATGACTAATAAACTGCATATTGGTTCTCTTAATCAAGTGATTACAACTCATCACCCAGTGCGTGTAGCTGAGGAGTCAAGTTTATTAGATCAGATGTCTGAAGGTCGTTTTATTCTTGGTATCAGTAATAGTGAAAATGACTTTGAGATGGATTTTTTCAAGCGTCAACGTTCATCTCGACAGCAACAATTTGAAGCCTGTTATGACATCATTAATGATGCGTTGACGACTGGCTATTGCCATCCTCAAAATGATTTTTATGATTTTCCAAAAGTGTCAATCAATCCACATTGCTTTAGTGAAGGAGGTCCTAAACAATATGTTACTGCAACAAGTAAAAGTGTCGTTGAGTGGGCAGCAAAGAAAGCACTACCTTTGACTTTTAAATGGGATGATAGTCTTGTAGATAAAGAAAGTTATGCAGTGCTGTATAATAAAGTTGCTATGGAGCATGGCATTGATACTTCAAGTGTGGAACATCAACTTACGGTTATTGTTAATTTGAATTCTGACGGTAATGTAGCTCGTGAGGAGGCTAAGGAGTATTTAAAGAATTACATTTTAGAAACATATCCAGATATTGATCATGTTACTAAATTAAATTCAATTATTAGTGAGAATGCTATTGGTACTGATGATGATTATTATGCACCTATTAAATTAGCCGTTGATAAGACTGGTGTTAAAAATATTTTGTTATCATTTGAATCTATGAAAGAACATTGTGATATTAAAGGTGTGATTAATATGGTAAATGAAAAAATTGCTAGTAATATTAAGGCGTAG
- the luxE gene encoding long-chain-fatty-acid--protein ligase LuxE has protein sequence MNTQYMVEKHQVIVSSEIDDLIFMSNPNEWSFEEQKEIQDKLILQAFNYHYNRNEDYRNYCITQHVNENITSIDDIPVFPTSVFKYIKLHTAREREIENWYTSSGTNGMKSHIARDRLSIERLLGSVNFGMKYVGNWFEHKMELVNLGPDRFNTNNVWFKYVMSLVELLYPTEFTVDDDIINFEKTMHHLFRINSTTKDICLIGPPYFIYLLCQYIKKNNIIFNAGGRLYIITGGGWKLNQNESLNRDDFNQMLMETFHLHDINQIRDTFNQVELNTCFFEDEYQRKHVPPWVYARALDPVTLLPVADGEQGLLSYMDASSTGYPAFIVTDDIGIIHHVKSPDPYPGTKVEIVRRLNTRAQKGCALSMTKAIKVNG, from the coding sequence ATGAATACTCAATACATGGTTGAAAAACATCAAGTTATAGTAAGCTCAGAAATCGATGATCTTATATTCATGAGTAATCCAAATGAATGGTCATTTGAAGAGCAAAAAGAGATTCAAGATAAACTTATCCTTCAAGCATTTAACTATCATTATAATAGGAATGAAGATTATAGGAACTATTGCATTACACAGCATGTTAATGAAAATATCACTTCAATTGATGATATTCCTGTATTCCCAACATCTGTTTTTAAATATATAAAATTACATACAGCTAGAGAGCGTGAGATTGAGAATTGGTATACAAGTAGCGGTACAAACGGTATGAAAAGTCATATTGCTCGCGATCGGCTAAGTATTGAACGATTACTTGGTTCAGTTAATTTTGGAATGAAGTATGTTGGTAATTGGTTTGAGCATAAAATGGAGTTGGTGAATCTTGGTCCTGATCGTTTTAACACTAATAATGTATGGTTTAAGTATGTGATGAGTTTGGTTGAGCTTCTTTATCCAACTGAATTTACAGTAGATGATGATATTATCAATTTTGAAAAAACAATGCATCACTTGTTTCGTATTAATAGCACGACAAAAGATATCTGTTTAATCGGTCCTCCTTACTTTATTTATCTTTTATGTCAGTATATTAAAAAAAATAATATTATTTTTAATGCTGGGGGACGATTATATATTATCACTGGTGGTGGTTGGAAATTAAATCAAAATGAGTCTTTAAATCGTGATGATTTCAATCAAATGTTGATGGAAACATTTCATCTTCACGATATAAATCAAATTAGAGATACCTTTAATCAAGTTGAGTTAAATACATGTTTTTTTGAAGACGAATATCAACGAAAGCATGTTCCTCCATGGGTATATGCTCGCGCTCTTGATCCTGTAACATTACTACCAGTTGCTGATGGTGAACAAGGATTATTGAGTTACATGGATGCATCATCAACAGGATATCCAGCTTTTATTGTAACAGATGATATTGGCATCATTCATCATGTTAAAAGCCCTGATCCTTACCCTGGAACAAAAGTTGAAATAGTGAGGAGATTAAATACACGTGCACAGAAGGGATGTGCACTCTCTATGACGAAGGCTATTAAAGTAAATGGTTAA
- the luxC gene encoding long-chain-fatty-acyl-CoA reductase LuxC: protein MTKCIPIIIGGVIQDVVGGKTKELTLSNEQKVFIPVLDSNHINLLIGSKIKINLTLNQIINFLYTVGQRWKSEEYARRRTYIRNLKQCLGYSSEMAKLEANWIAMLLCSKSALYDIVKYDLGSLHIIDEWIAQGECYVKAFPKGKSVHLLAGNVPLSGVTSILRAILTKNECIVKTSSADPFTATALISSFIDTDADHPITRSMSVMYWSHDEDISLPKIIMKHADVVVAWGGDEAIKWAVKYTPANINILKFGPKKSISIVDNPEDMIIAATGVAHDICFYDQQACFSTQNVYYIGDKISLFIDELEKQLTLYENILPKGFQSFDERAVFSLTEKECLFAGYKVKKGINQSWLIVESPLNALGSQPLSRSVYVHHVSELSDILPFINGSTTQTVSITPWESSFKYRDQLAERGVQRIVESGMNNIFRVGGSHDGMRPLQHLVNYISQERPSDYTTKDVAVGIEQTRYLQEDKFLVFVP, encoded by the coding sequence ATGACAAAATGTATTCCGATAATAATTGGTGGTGTAATTCAAGACGTTGTAGGTGGAAAAACTAAAGAGCTAACATTAAGTAATGAACAGAAGGTTTTCATTCCTGTTCTTGATAGTAATCATATTAATTTATTAATAGGAAGCAAAATAAAAATCAATCTAACATTAAATCAAATAATTAATTTTCTATATACTGTTGGACAGCGTTGGAAGAGTGAAGAGTATGCTCGTCGCCGAACATATATTAGAAATTTAAAACAGTGCCTTGGGTATTCAAGTGAAATGGCAAAATTAGAAGCAAATTGGATTGCAATGTTGCTTTGCTCCAAAAGTGCTTTATATGACATTGTAAAATATGACTTAGGCTCGCTGCACATTATTGATGAATGGATTGCTCAAGGAGAGTGCTATGTTAAAGCATTTCCCAAGGGGAAGTCTGTGCACTTATTGGCTGGTAATGTACCTCTGTCAGGAGTGACTTCTATTCTTAGGGCTATTTTAACTAAAAACGAGTGCATTGTTAAAACATCTTCAGCAGATCCATTTACCGCTACGGCATTGATATCAAGCTTTATTGACACTGATGCTGACCACCCTATAACTCGCTCTATGTCGGTGATGTATTGGTCGCATGATGAAGATATTTCTCTGCCAAAAATAATAATGAAACATGCTGACGTTGTGGTGGCTTGGGGGGGAGATGAAGCTATTAAATGGGCTGTTAAGTATACACCAGCTAATATTAACATTCTAAAGTTTGGTCCGAAGAAAAGCATCAGTATTGTGGATAACCCAGAAGATATGATTATAGCGGCAACGGGTGTAGCTCATGATATTTGCTTTTATGATCAGCAAGCATGTTTTTCTACCCAGAATGTATATTACATAGGAGATAAAATAAGTTTATTTATTGATGAACTTGAAAAACAGTTAACTCTTTATGAGAATATTTTACCAAAAGGTTTTCAAAGTTTTGATGAGAGAGCTGTTTTTAGTTTAACAGAAAAAGAATGTTTATTTGCAGGGTATAAAGTGAAAAAGGGGATAAACCAAAGTTGGTTAATTGTTGAATCACCTTTAAATGCACTCGGTAGTCAACCTTTATCACGTTCTGTCTATGTTCATCATGTCTCAGAATTATCTGACATACTTCCTTTTATTAATGGGAGTACTACGCAAACAGTCTCGATAACTCCATGGGAATCCTCATTTAAATATAGAGATCAACTCGCTGAACGTGGTGTTCAGCGTATCGTTGAATCAGGTATGAATAATATATTTAGAGTCGGTGGTTCCCATGATGGTATGCGCCCTCTTCAGCATTTAGTTAATTATATATCTCAAGAGAGGCCATCTGATTATACAACAAAAGATGTTGCTGTAGGAATAGAACAGACACGTTATTTACAAGAAGATAAGTTTTTAGTTTTTGTCCCATAA